A genomic segment from Flammeovirga pectinis encodes:
- a CDS encoding HdeD family acid-resistance protein: MEFSVKHWYLPLISGFLFIALGIWAFMNPLYIWLSLSYIFSLIFLVSGAAKIISAIINRNSILGWGWTLTDGIFTTLFGSILLSAPFLSVSTLPLYLGFYVTFKGFDTVAKAIEYKDFSSYWSWILFSGIISIVFGFCLLGNILLAGMTVALITSLSLINTGLSEFFIALKLKKLNMKFPSKG, encoded by the coding sequence ATGGAGTTTAGTGTTAAACATTGGTATCTACCGTTAATTAGTGGTTTTCTATTTATTGCCTTAGGAATATGGGCTTTTATGAATCCATTATACATTTGGTTATCCTTATCTTACATATTTAGTTTAATTTTTCTAGTTTCTGGAGCTGCAAAAATCATATCAGCTATTATAAATAGAAATAGTATTCTTGGTTGGGGTTGGACATTAACTGATGGCATTTTCACAACATTGTTTGGTTCTATCTTACTTTCAGCACCTTTCCTATCAGTCAGTACTTTACCACTCTATCTTGGCTTTTATGTTACGTTTAAAGGTTTTGATACTGTAGCAAAAGCAATTGAATACAAAGATTTTTCTAGCTATTGGAGTTGGATCCTATTTTCTGGAATTATAAGTATAGTTTTTGGTTTTTGTTTACTTGGCAACATTTTATTGGCAGGAATGACTGTAGCACTCATCACAAGTTTATCATTAATTAACACTGGACTATCAGAATTTTTTATCGCTCTAAAATTGAAAAAATTGAACATGAAATTCCCTTCAAAAGGATAA
- a CDS encoding transposase — MNDHQEYQYTKRTQKDYSYSFKLQVVDEVGRGEIGITAARLKYGIQGNATVHTWIRKYGNLDWDNKSDLKMGKTPEQKLLELEQKVLLLEKQK; from the coding sequence ATGAATGATCATCAAGAATATCAGTATACTAAGCGCACACAAAAAGATTACAGCTACTCTTTTAAATTACAAGTTGTAGATGAAGTGGGACGAGGAGAAATAGGAATAACAGCTGCAAGACTTAAATATGGAATCCAAGGTAATGCTACGGTCCATACTTGGATAAGAAAGTATGGTAATTTAGATTGGGATAATAAATCTGATTTAAAAATGGGAAAGACACCAGAACAAAAATTATTGGAGCTAGAACAAAAGGTTCTATTATTAGAGAAGCAAAAATAG
- a CDS encoding outer membrane beta-barrel protein — MKFKIFSLNTFLLITVSIAFAQEGTEVTINEQKELKKESNKLSISGSVDLYYNYNFSGQDIPNIKTYFTETQNSIAIGMANVILSQSGFAIKSWTNN, encoded by the coding sequence ATGAAATTTAAAATATTCTCATTAAATACCTTTTTATTAATTACAGTTTCTATAGCATTTGCACAAGAGGGTACGGAAGTAACTATTAATGAGCAGAAAGAATTAAAAAAGGAATCCAATAAACTTTCTATTTCAGGTTCAGTTGATTTATATTATAACTATAATTTTTCAGGACAAGATATACCTAATATAAAAACGTATTTTACTGAAACACAAAATTCTATTGCAATAGGTATGGCTAATGTAATTTTATCTCAGTCTGGATTTGCAATAAAAAGTTGGACAAATAATTAA
- the tnpA gene encoding IS200/IS605 family transposase, whose amino-acid sequence MTHEYRKGHHTVTRLTVHIVFATKYRYQVLEGDIQKRCRSLLIQICEAEGIEILKGVVSKDHVHIHIEYPPTKSLSDILKRMKGRTSRLLQQEYPSLGKRYWGKHFWAGGYGAWSTGNITDEMVNDYLEHHRSDMDDNSNFMLE is encoded by the coding sequence ATGACACATGAGTATAGAAAAGGTCATCATACAGTGACTAGGTTGACCGTCCATATAGTTTTTGCGACTAAATATCGTTATCAAGTTCTAGAAGGAGATATTCAAAAACGATGTAGATCTCTTCTCATTCAAATTTGTGAAGCAGAAGGTATTGAGATCCTAAAAGGAGTTGTAAGTAAAGATCATGTTCATATCCATATAGAGTACCCTCCGACTAAAAGTCTTAGTGATATTTTGAAACGTATGAAAGGTCGAACTTCAAGGTTACTTCAACAAGAATATCCTAGTTTAGGAAAAAGGTATTGGGGTAAGCATTTTTGGGCAGGAGGTTACGGCGCTTGGAGTACAGGTAACATTACAGACGAAATGGTCAACGACTATTTAGAACATCATAGGAGCGATATGGACGATAATTCCAACTTCATGTTGGAATAA